Proteins co-encoded in one Vibrio aquimaris genomic window:
- a CDS encoding PilN domain-containing protein: MIHNINLVPWRERHHREQLRRLILGLCLVTALGIFISCELTYYLASQVAIQQLRVLKLNERIQWLEQRKKQVYSLRQDIDTIKANINHLARLDAKRSYPLITMHTLAELIPEDVYFNHISLSGARVDVQGVATTVKGIDTLLTNLSESSQTHSVRMSELRSYQQDARLGYQSFSLQFSLVEDAYD; this comes from the coding sequence ATGATACATAACATCAACCTTGTTCCTTGGAGAGAGAGGCATCATAGAGAACAATTGCGCCGGCTGATCCTTGGTTTGTGTTTGGTTACAGCGTTGGGCATTTTTATCAGTTGTGAACTGACATATTACCTTGCATCACAAGTCGCCATTCAGCAGTTAAGGGTGTTGAAGCTGAATGAGCGAATTCAATGGCTTGAGCAAAGAAAAAAGCAAGTCTATTCGCTGCGTCAGGATATAGACACAATTAAAGCTAACATTAATCACTTGGCGAGATTAGATGCTAAGCGCTCTTATCCTCTTATTACTATGCATACTTTAGCGGAGTTGATACCAGAAGACGTTTATTTCAATCATATTAGTTTGAGCGGCGCACGAGTTGATGTTCAAGGGGTTGCTACAACCGTGAAGGGAATTGACACGCTTCTTACCAATCTTAGTGAATCTTCTCAAACGCATTCGGTACGGATGTCAGAGCTGCGTTCTTATCAGCAAGATGCTCGACTCGGCTATCAATCATTTTCGCTGCAATTTTCTTTGGTTGAAGATGCTTATGATTGA